In Pelagibius sp. CAU 1746, the following proteins share a genomic window:
- a CDS encoding response regulator codes for MAQILLAEDDASMREFLGKALRNAGHHVVAVGDGLDAMEALDGFRADLLLADVVMPGLDGIELARRAAKLQPGLKVMFITGFAAVALKNRDQTPQGARILSKPFHLRHLVEEVDSMLSA; via the coding sequence ATGGCGCAAATCCTCCTTGCTGAAGACGACGCCTCGATGCGGGAGTTCCTGGGAAAGGCGCTGCGCAACGCCGGCCATCATGTGGTGGCGGTGGGCGACGGGCTGGACGCGATGGAGGCCTTGGACGGCTTCCGGGCCGACCTGCTGCTGGCCGACGTGGTCATGCCGGGCCTGGATGGGATCGAACTGGCCCGGCGCGCGGCCAAGCTGCAGCCCGGCCTGAAGGTCATGTTCATCACCGGTTTCGCCGCCGTGGCCCTGAAAAATCGCGACCAGACGCCCCAGGGCGCGCGGATTCTCTCCAAGCCGTTCCATCTGCGGCACCTGGTGGAAGAAGTCGATTCCATGCTCTCGGCCTGA
- a CDS encoding sulfotransferase domain-containing protein, whose translation MKTVLLVSPREPSGATWLINCLLALGVKTYRHSPLGMWHRDGGVWRLAEHEDLLKKWLPVLSEEEAFTFRDDIEVRWTHEWPDDRSLNDQILFFVRDPRDSLFSRFKREAGAGDYAEFLESPDHLTLLKRPENWSLFCESWLAGKSVNVFRFEDYKADALGTLFQVVEALGLHATPELVSQAVERSTFEKAADAERLYRLANPDDVQRINRAGAVGSWGGEGVDRAVVSAIEGAAGLTMERLGYGLSGDAGPQQMSYKPNVDELPLFRSVPLPRNLLGTIAGSKEEGCRLAWLADFAKRISIPDLRAAGYSLSECRMLMEGLFVLLEGRRPDICVGLRELYQVQFPQTPSGPRRGRLMRALFDRMRRGLAK comes from the coding sequence ATGAAAACAGTTCTTTTGGTGTCACCTCGAGAGCCCAGCGGTGCGACTTGGTTGATCAATTGCCTGCTGGCTTTGGGGGTGAAGACCTATCGGCATTCGCCTCTTGGCATGTGGCACAGAGACGGCGGCGTCTGGCGATTGGCGGAACATGAGGACCTCCTTAAGAAGTGGCTGCCCGTCCTGTCCGAGGAAGAAGCCTTCACGTTTCGCGACGATATCGAGGTCAGGTGGACCCACGAGTGGCCCGACGACCGAAGCTTGAACGACCAGATACTGTTCTTTGTCAGGGATCCTCGGGATTCGCTTTTCTCACGGTTTAAGCGGGAGGCGGGCGCCGGAGACTATGCCGAGTTTCTGGAGTCGCCCGATCATCTGACGCTGTTGAAGCGCCCGGAGAACTGGTCGTTGTTCTGCGAAAGCTGGCTGGCTGGGAAGAGCGTGAACGTCTTTCGCTTCGAGGACTACAAAGCGGATGCCCTTGGCACGCTTTTCCAGGTGGTCGAAGCTCTTGGTCTGCACGCCACGCCGGAACTCGTTTCGCAGGCGGTGGAGCGTTCTACCTTTGAAAAGGCGGCGGACGCCGAACGGCTCTATCGGCTTGCCAATCCCGATGACGTGCAGCGTATCAATCGCGCCGGGGCGGTTGGGAGCTGGGGTGGCGAGGGCGTGGACCGGGCTGTCGTGTCCGCCATCGAAGGCGCTGCGGGGCTCACGATGGAGAGACTGGGCTACGGGTTGAGTGGAGACGCTGGCCCGCAGCAGATGAGCTACAAGCCGAACGTCGATGAATTGCCCCTTTTTCGCTCGGTACCGCTGCCGCGAAATCTGCTCGGCACCATTGCTGGGTCGAAGGAAGAAGGCTGTCGCCTGGCCTGGCTGGCGGACTTTGCAAAGCGGATATCGATTCCCGACTTGAGGGCCGCAGGCTACTCATTGAGCGAATGCAGGATGCTGATGGAAGGCCTCTTTGTTCTCTTGGAAGGGAGGAGGCCCGATATCTGCGTTGGATTGAGAGAACTCTATCAGGTTCAGTTTCCGCAGACGCCCAGCGGGCCGCGGCGTGGCCGGTTGATGCGGGCACTGTTCGACAGGATGCGCCGGGGGCTCGCGAAGTAA
- a CDS encoding N-acetyltransferase family protein, translated as MSDSAAASLDLTVRQAEDDDIPAIQAIYAHHVLHGVASFELEPPDQAEMQRRHAGTLASGLPFLVAEDRPGSGAILGFAYAASYRARPAYRWTLEDSVYVLPGAGGKGIGSALLSELITLCAGLGYRQMVAVIGDSANESSIRLHARHGFSDAGVLKAVGFKHGRWLDSVFMQLALGPGDETPPD; from the coding sequence ATGAGCGACTCCGCCGCCGCAAGTCTGGACCTGACCGTCCGCCAGGCCGAAGACGATGACATCCCCGCGATCCAGGCGATCTACGCACACCACGTGCTGCACGGCGTCGCCTCCTTCGAGCTGGAGCCGCCCGACCAGGCGGAGATGCAGCGCCGCCACGCCGGCACCCTGGCCAGCGGCCTGCCCTTCCTGGTGGCCGAGGACCGGCCTGGCAGCGGCGCCATTCTGGGCTTCGCCTACGCTGCCTCCTACCGGGCCCGTCCGGCCTATCGATGGACGCTGGAAGATTCGGTCTACGTGCTGCCCGGCGCGGGCGGCAAGGGCATCGGCTCGGCGCTGCTGAGCGAACTGATCACCCTCTGCGCCGGGCTTGGCTACCGCCAGATGGTGGCGGTGATCGGCGACAGCGCCAACGAGAGTTCGATCCGCCTGCATGCCCGCCACGGCTTCAGCGACGCCGGCGTCCTGAAGGCGGTTGGCTTCAAGCACGGCCGTTGGCTCGATTCCGTCTTCATGCAGCTCGCCCTCGGCCCGGGCGACGAGACTCCGCCGGACTGA
- a CDS encoding glycosyltransferase family 2 protein, giving the protein MVTFSIVTPVLNMADTMRDCIESVLRQAGDAEAVQHVIVDGGSTDGTLNIVAEYPHIELIHEPRPGIYVAMNRGIAAARHEVIGIVNADDLLEAGALRAVSEALEAGPQVEIVAGLAVVESGRAGDRKVVRTAPSRGHGTQSWDMLFHGSMPTNAYFFRRRVFDERGSFNTAFDICADRELLIRFKLAGVPVLPLKRVLYRYLAHEGSTTLNAERRHEVQMCGERIAIAQSFLSTGALSPSLTGRFRGWIAAERARTMMAMLKAGDRRGAWEEALAGVKVSFWGFLVFLLRRAVAIPTAGVRAWPAVLSRAFRKSLA; this is encoded by the coding sequence TTGGTAACCTTCTCCATCGTTACGCCTGTATTGAACATGGCCGATACGATGCGTGATTGCATCGAGAGTGTCCTGCGGCAGGCCGGTGACGCGGAGGCCGTCCAGCACGTCATCGTGGATGGCGGCTCCACCGATGGTACGTTGAACATCGTCGCGGAGTATCCGCATATCGAGCTGATACATGAGCCTCGTCCCGGTATCTACGTGGCGATGAACCGGGGAATCGCCGCCGCGCGGCATGAGGTCATCGGCATAGTGAACGCTGACGACCTCTTGGAGGCCGGCGCCCTGAGGGCCGTATCGGAAGCCCTGGAGGCCGGTCCGCAAGTGGAGATCGTCGCGGGCCTGGCGGTGGTGGAAAGCGGTCGTGCGGGGGACCGCAAGGTCGTTCGAACCGCGCCGAGCCGCGGGCACGGAACTCAGAGCTGGGATATGCTGTTTCACGGCTCCATGCCCACCAACGCCTACTTCTTCAGGCGTCGCGTTTTCGACGAGAGGGGCTCCTTCAACACCGCCTTCGATATCTGCGCCGATCGGGAGTTGTTAATCAGGTTCAAGTTGGCCGGTGTTCCGGTCCTGCCGCTGAAGCGGGTGCTATACCGCTACCTCGCGCACGAGGGCTCGACGACGCTCAATGCCGAGCGCCGCCACGAGGTCCAGATGTGCGGGGAACGGATCGCCATCGCGCAGAGTTTCCTTTCGACCGGCGCTTTGTCGCCCTCGCTGACCGGCCGGTTCCGCGGCTGGATCGCGGCCGAACGGGCGCGGACGATGATGGCTATGTTGAAGGCCGGCGATAGGCGAGGGGCATGGGAGGAAGCGCTGGCGGGGGTGAAGGTTTCCTTTTGGGGTTTCCTGGTGTTCCTTCTGAGAAGAGCCGTCGCGATCCCCACGGCGGGGGTGAGAGCGTGGCCTGCCGTGCTGTCCCGTGCGTTTCGCAAGTCCCTCGCCTGA
- a CDS encoding GDP-L-fucose synthase, which translates to MYSLKGKRVWVAGHRGMVGQAIARRLEREECTVLTVARSELDLTRQAEVEDWMAQQRPQAVFVAAAKVGGIYANDSLPATFLYDNLAIEQNIIEGARRAEVEKLLLLGSSCIYPRDASQPMVEEALLTGPLESTNQWYAIAKISGIMLCRAYRRQYGSDFISAMPTNVYGPGDNFHPEYSHVPAALLRRFHEAKNAGAESVTVWGTGRPMREFLYVDDLADACVFLMENYSEEHHINVGTGRDISIGEFAATIREIVGFPGEIVFDTSRPDGTPRKLLDVSALCSLGWSAQTSLRSGLEAYYEWFLKNHGQLRGN; encoded by the coding sequence ATGTATAGCCTGAAAGGGAAGCGGGTTTGGGTGGCCGGTCACCGCGGCATGGTGGGGCAGGCCATCGCGCGGCGGCTGGAGCGTGAGGAATGCACCGTCTTGACGGTCGCGCGTTCGGAGCTGGACTTGACCCGCCAGGCGGAGGTCGAGGATTGGATGGCCCAGCAGCGCCCTCAAGCTGTCTTCGTCGCCGCCGCCAAGGTTGGTGGGATCTACGCCAACGACAGCCTTCCGGCGACGTTCCTCTACGACAACCTCGCAATCGAGCAAAACATCATCGAGGGCGCACGGCGTGCGGAGGTCGAAAAACTGCTCCTGCTCGGGTCTTCCTGCATCTATCCGCGCGATGCGAGCCAGCCGATGGTCGAAGAGGCCTTGCTTACGGGGCCCCTTGAATCGACAAATCAATGGTACGCGATCGCCAAGATCAGCGGCATCATGCTGTGCCGCGCCTACCGCCGGCAGTATGGCAGCGATTTTATTTCCGCCATGCCGACCAACGTCTACGGTCCCGGAGACAACTTTCACCCGGAATACAGCCACGTTCCGGCGGCGCTGCTTCGCCGTTTCCATGAGGCGAAGAATGCCGGCGCCGAGTCGGTGACCGTCTGGGGAACGGGCCGTCCGATGCGCGAGTTCCTCTATGTCGACGACCTGGCCGACGCCTGTGTGTTCCTCATGGAGAACTATTCCGAAGAACATCACATCAACGTCGGCACCGGCCGCGACATATCGATCGGCGAATTCGCGGCCACGATCCGTGAGATTGTCGGCTTTCCCGGCGAGATCGTCTTCGATACGTCGCGCCCCGACGGGACGCCGCGAAAGCTGTTGGACGTCAGCGCTCTGTGCTCCCTGGGCTGGTCGGCGCAGACTTCCCTGCGAAGCGGCCTCGAGGCCTACTATGAGTGGTTCCTGAAGAACCACGGCCAGCTCCGCGGAAATTAG
- a CDS encoding transglycosylase SLT domain-containing protein: MARKLLKFALLVWGCAVPLAGQAAEPLENADRFWELCRQETARAETARDLPPHLLTAIARTESGRWHAGRSENLAWPWTVMAEGKGRFLPSKAAAIEEVRRLQARGVRNIDVGCMQVNLHYHPEAFEDLDAAFDPAVNVAYAAEFLVELRREARSWTRAVGQYHSRQAIRGNHYRAKVFKAWRAERHRANRERRARLQAAREADRRDGES; this comes from the coding sequence GTGGCCCGAAAGCTTCTGAAATTCGCCCTTCTGGTCTGGGGGTGCGCCGTCCCGCTGGCCGGGCAGGCTGCTGAACCTCTTGAAAACGCGGATCGTTTCTGGGAGCTCTGCCGTCAGGAGACGGCCCGGGCGGAGACCGCCCGCGACCTGCCGCCGCACCTCCTGACCGCCATCGCCCGCACCGAGTCGGGCCGCTGGCATGCCGGACGCTCGGAAAACCTTGCCTGGCCCTGGACCGTGATGGCCGAGGGCAAGGGGCGATTCCTGCCCAGCAAGGCCGCCGCCATCGAGGAAGTGCGCCGCCTCCAGGCCCGCGGGGTGCGCAACATCGACGTCGGCTGCATGCAGGTGAACCTCCATTACCACCCCGAGGCCTTCGAGGACCTGGACGCCGCCTTCGACCCGGCGGTCAACGTCGCCTATGCCGCCGAGTTCCTGGTGGAGCTGCGCCGGGAGGCCCGTTCCTGGACCCGCGCGGTGGGGCAATACCATTCCCGCCAGGCGATCCGCGGCAACCACTATCGGGCGAAAGTCTTCAAGGCCTGGCGCGCCGAGCGTCACCGCGCCAACCGGGAACGCCGCGCCCGCCTGCAGGCCGCCCGCGAGGCGGACCGCCGGGACGGCGAGTCCTGA
- a CDS encoding mannose-1-phosphate guanylyltransferase/mannose-6-phosphate isomerase, whose protein sequence is MSMADQLVHPVLLCGGSGTRLWPLSRALYPKQLLQFEAEEPLLLQTARRTLGDGFAAPVVICNEEHRFLIASLLQRAGIAPSGLILEAEGRNTAPAAAVAALHTLRQDDGQGDPLLLLLPADHVIPDAAAFREAVSRSATAARDGKIVTFGIKPTRAETGYGYIELEDGGAAGPDPVEVVRFVEKPDRETAERYLRDRRHCWNAGIFLCSARTLLGELERFAPDVLKAARAATEHAVADRDFLRLDAEAYGESPAISIDYAVMERTDRAMVLPVDFEWSDIGSWREIWARSPKDGANNAAVGDVILEETSGSLVYGAGEGLTVVAGLEDVVVINTDDVVMVTKREGTTAIKGVLDHLAAQGRREHLSHATDYRPWGSFKGLGRGVSFQVKELNIEAGASISLQFHNHRSEHWVVVKGVAEVTRGDEVFELKENESTFIAPKQIHRLANRGPGPLKVIEVQCGDYLSEDDIVRLEDSYGR, encoded by the coding sequence ATGTCGATGGCAGATCAGTTGGTACATCCGGTCCTCCTCTGCGGTGGAAGCGGGACGCGTCTATGGCCGCTGTCCCGTGCACTCTACCCCAAGCAGCTCCTGCAGTTCGAAGCGGAGGAGCCGTTGCTGCTCCAGACGGCCCGGCGAACTTTGGGCGACGGCTTCGCCGCGCCCGTAGTGATCTGCAACGAAGAGCATCGGTTCCTGATCGCGTCACTCCTGCAGCGCGCCGGCATCGCTCCCTCCGGCCTGATCCTCGAGGCCGAGGGACGCAACACGGCGCCCGCCGCCGCCGTTGCCGCCCTCCACACTCTGCGGCAGGACGACGGCCAAGGCGATCCGCTGCTGCTCCTGCTGCCGGCCGACCATGTCATTCCCGATGCGGCGGCCTTTAGAGAGGCCGTGTCCAGAAGCGCCACCGCCGCCAGAGATGGAAAGATCGTGACTTTCGGGATCAAGCCGACGCGCGCGGAGACCGGATACGGATATATCGAGCTCGAAGATGGTGGGGCGGCCGGCCCAGATCCTGTCGAGGTCGTCCGCTTTGTCGAGAAACCGGACCGGGAGACCGCGGAGCGCTACTTGCGCGATCGGCGGCACTGTTGGAACGCCGGCATCTTCCTATGTTCGGCAAGGACTCTGCTTGGCGAGTTGGAGCGGTTTGCGCCGGATGTCCTGAAGGCCGCCCGCGCCGCGACGGAACATGCCGTGGCGGATAGGGATTTCCTGCGTCTGGACGCCGAAGCTTATGGCGAGTCTCCGGCCATCTCGATCGACTATGCGGTCATGGAGCGCACCGACCGCGCGATGGTGTTGCCGGTCGATTTCGAATGGAGCGACATAGGGTCGTGGCGGGAGATCTGGGCGCGATCGCCGAAAGACGGGGCCAACAACGCCGCCGTAGGCGATGTCATCCTGGAAGAAACGTCCGGCAGCCTCGTCTACGGCGCGGGCGAGGGGTTGACCGTGGTCGCCGGCCTCGAGGATGTCGTCGTCATCAATACCGACGACGTGGTCATGGTCACGAAGCGCGAGGGCACAACCGCGATCAAGGGGGTGCTGGACCACCTGGCGGCACAGGGGCGCCGCGAACACCTGTCCCATGCGACGGATTACCGGCCTTGGGGGTCCTTCAAGGGCCTGGGCCGCGGAGTGAGTTTCCAGGTGAAGGAGCTCAATATCGAGGCCGGCGCCTCGATTTCCCTGCAGTTCCACAATCATCGCTCGGAACATTGGGTCGTCGTCAAGGGTGTCGCCGAAGTGACACGGGGCGACGAGGTGTTCGAGTTGAAAGAGAACGAGTCCACCTTCATCGCGCCGAAACAGATCCACCGCCTCGCCAACCGCGGGCCAGGTCCGCTGAAAGTCATCGAGGTTCAGTGTGGCGACTACCTGAGCGAGGATGACATTGTACGGCTTGAGGATAGCTATGGCCGCTAG
- the gmd gene encoding GDP-mannose 4,6-dehydratase yields the protein MEKRALITGVTGQDGAYLAELLLAKGYRVWGVKRRASSFNSARVDHLYVDPHVNDPKFRLVYGDMTDATNLIRLVQETQPDEIYNLAAQSHVQVSFETPEYTANADALGTLRILEAIRILKLEDKTRFYQASTSELFGKVQETPQRETTPFYPRSPYAAAKLYAYWITVNYREAYGMHASNGILFNHESPIRGETFVTRKITRAVAAIKLGLQDKIYLGNLDAKRDWGHARDYVEGMWRIVQQEQPDDFVLATGETHSVREFVELAFAETGRTIRWEGSGVEEKGLDAQSGDLLVEIDPRYFRPTEVELLLGDPAKARDVLGWQATTSFRQLVTEMVQADLDVVAGEHNRRDR from the coding sequence ATGGAGAAGCGTGCGCTCATAACCGGTGTTACCGGGCAGGACGGGGCTTATCTCGCGGAGCTCCTCTTGGCGAAGGGTTATCGCGTCTGGGGCGTAAAGCGCCGTGCTTCGTCATTCAATTCGGCCCGGGTCGATCATCTCTACGTCGACCCGCATGTGAACGATCCGAAGTTTCGCCTGGTCTACGGGGATATGACCGATGCGACGAACCTGATTCGTCTTGTCCAGGAGACGCAGCCGGACGAAATCTACAATCTCGCGGCGCAGAGCCATGTGCAGGTAAGCTTCGAAACGCCGGAATACACCGCGAATGCCGACGCCTTGGGAACCCTGCGTATTCTGGAGGCCATCCGCATCCTGAAGCTGGAGGATAAGACTCGCTTCTACCAGGCTTCGACTTCGGAGCTCTTTGGCAAGGTGCAGGAAACCCCGCAGCGCGAGACGACGCCCTTTTATCCCCGGTCGCCTTACGCCGCGGCGAAGCTCTATGCCTACTGGATCACGGTGAACTACCGGGAAGCCTATGGCATGCACGCGTCCAACGGCATCCTCTTCAATCACGAGAGCCCGATCCGTGGAGAAACCTTCGTGACCCGCAAGATCACCCGGGCGGTTGCCGCGATCAAGCTGGGATTGCAGGACAAGATCTACCTGGGCAACCTGGACGCCAAGCGGGACTGGGGTCATGCGCGCGACTACGTCGAGGGCATGTGGCGCATCGTGCAGCAGGAGCAGCCCGACGATTTCGTGCTGGCCACGGGCGAGACCCACAGCGTGCGGGAGTTCGTCGAACTGGCCTTTGCCGAAACGGGCAGGACGATCCGCTGGGAAGGATCGGGTGTCGAGGAAAAAGGCCTCGATGCGCAAAGCGGCGATCTCCTGGTGGAGATCGATCCACGCTATTTCCGTCCCACTGAAGTGGAGCTGCTGCTGGGCGACCCAGCAAAGGCGCGGGACGTCCTTGGATGGCAGGCGACGACGAGCTTCCGGCAACTGGTGACCGAAATGGTTCAGGCCGATCTCGACGTCGTCGCGGGCGAGCACAATCGGCGCGATCGCTGA
- a CDS encoding glycosyltransferase, with protein sequence MKVSVQIATRDRLEPLCKAISSVLSQDYGDFEVVVLDDASQSLDVCEALKERFDDPRVRCFRNGRWSGVSAVRSRMMELGEGDIYCSIDDDGAFAHSSCLSMIVEAFRADPKLGLLAGKIKDYRGGKERLLLPFGKKALKKDPALPEGRHKVSYFLAGCYAVRREVVERCGAYRPEMMYGEEELDLSYRVIAAGYDIVYEPGIVAYHWPEPSAFGANQPRSEVYYQIRNRFHLAHAYLPVLYIPSYIAIWLGRYLFTCLQRGRIADYLSGIRDGIRNMRAAPREQLGREALAYLRNNYGRLWY encoded by the coding sequence TTGAAAGTCTCGGTACAGATTGCGACCCGCGACCGCTTGGAGCCTCTCTGCAAGGCGATTTCCAGCGTGCTGAGTCAGGACTACGGCGATTTCGAGGTCGTCGTGCTCGACGATGCCAGTCAGTCTCTCGATGTCTGCGAGGCTTTGAAGGAACGCTTCGACGATCCGCGTGTCCGCTGTTTCCGAAATGGCAGGTGGTCGGGAGTCTCGGCGGTCCGCTCAAGAATGATGGAACTGGGCGAGGGGGACATCTACTGCTCGATCGACGACGACGGTGCTTTCGCCCACAGCTCCTGCCTGTCGATGATCGTCGAGGCATTTCGCGCGGATCCCAAACTGGGTCTGCTCGCCGGGAAGATCAAGGATTACCGTGGCGGGAAGGAGCGCCTTCTCCTGCCTTTCGGCAAGAAGGCCCTGAAGAAGGATCCGGCTTTGCCGGAGGGACGCCACAAGGTTTCCTATTTTCTCGCCGGGTGCTACGCGGTCCGGCGCGAGGTGGTCGAACGGTGCGGGGCTTACCGTCCTGAGATGATGTATGGCGAGGAAGAGCTGGACCTTTCCTATCGGGTCATCGCTGCAGGCTATGACATCGTCTATGAGCCGGGCATCGTGGCCTATCACTGGCCCGAGCCCTCGGCATTCGGGGCCAATCAGCCTCGCAGCGAGGTTTACTACCAGATACGGAACAGGTTTCATCTGGCTCACGCCTATCTTCCGGTGCTCTATATACCGAGCTACATTGCGATCTGGCTGGGCCGCTATCTCTTTACTTGCCTGCAGCGCGGCCGGATTGCCGATTATCTCTCCGGCATAAGGGATGGGATCCGCAACATGCGCGCGGCGCCCCGGGAGCAGCTCGGCCGCGAGGCCTTAGCTTATCTGCGAAACAACTATGGACGGCTGTGGTACTGA
- a CDS encoding class I SAM-dependent methyltransferase, which translates to MTVKKMTPGDFTGLAKAYAVNRPNYSSSVLKSILGLVGKPQSEIDFVDVGAGTGIWTRMVAEAGVRSVVAVEPNEDMRSEGQSLTGDIDVRWLAGSAEDTTLEDNCCDLLTMASSFHWADFDKATKEFHSLLRPSGVFAALWNPRLIEVNPMLVEIESYLNELNPEIRRVSSGRSGITETLTEKLFECAYFDDVVYMEGRHVIEMTPERYLGAWRSVNDLQAQLGAEKFKDFLGRVEKRISGLDSIEATYLTRAWCARSTK; encoded by the coding sequence ATGACTGTAAAGAAGATGACGCCGGGAGATTTTACCGGCCTGGCGAAAGCCTATGCGGTGAACAGGCCGAACTACAGCAGCAGCGTTCTGAAATCGATTCTCGGGTTGGTGGGAAAACCTCAGTCCGAGATCGATTTCGTCGATGTCGGTGCCGGAACCGGAATTTGGACCCGCATGGTGGCGGAGGCGGGCGTTCGATCGGTGGTGGCGGTAGAGCCGAATGAGGACATGCGCTCCGAAGGCCAGAGCCTTACGGGCGACATCGATGTCCGGTGGCTGGCCGGCAGCGCCGAGGACACGACTCTAGAGGACAATTGCTGCGACCTGCTCACCATGGCGTCGTCTTTTCATTGGGCGGATTTCGACAAGGCGACTAAGGAGTTTCACTCCCTGCTCCGGCCGAGCGGCGTTTTCGCCGCGTTGTGGAATCCACGCCTGATCGAAGTCAACCCGATGCTGGTGGAAATCGAGTCCTATCTTAATGAACTGAACCCCGAAATCAGGCGCGTTTCGTCGGGCCGTTCGGGAATAACGGAGACCCTGACCGAGAAGCTCTTCGAATGCGCGTATTTTGACGATGTGGTCTATATGGAGGGGCGTCACGTCATTGAGATGACGCCCGAGCGCTATCTCGGCGCCTGGCGGTCGGTCAACGATCTGCAAGCGCAGCTGGGTGCGGAAAAGTTTAAGGATTTCTTAGGGCGGGTCGA
- a CDS encoding adenylyl-sulfate kinase — MAALQGSGDRSGGGVCWITGLSGAGKSTLAKAVAERLRRRGKAVLLLDGDELREVFDAVDPGAGNHGREERLALAFRYARLCGILARQEIVVVIATISLFREVHDWNRRHLPQYFEVYLKVPLEELRQRDPKGLYAAFDRGEVSDIAGVDLEVDEPRNPDCRLDHDETLTVTDLADLVVEKLEKKISP, encoded by the coding sequence ATGGCTGCGTTGCAGGGAAGCGGGGATCGAAGCGGCGGCGGCGTTTGCTGGATTACGGGACTGTCAGGCGCGGGGAAGTCGACGCTGGCCAAAGCCGTGGCAGAGCGGCTGAGGCGGCGGGGAAAAGCCGTGCTTCTACTAGACGGAGATGAACTCCGTGAGGTGTTCGATGCCGTGGACCCGGGAGCGGGCAACCACGGACGGGAGGAGCGCTTGGCACTGGCCTTCCGGTATGCGCGCCTGTGCGGGATTCTGGCGCGTCAGGAAATCGTGGTTGTCATCGCGACCATCTCTCTTTTCAGGGAGGTCCACGATTGGAATCGCCGACACCTTCCACAGTACTTCGAAGTCTATCTGAAAGTGCCCTTGGAGGAGCTGCGTCAGCGGGACCCCAAAGGACTGTATGCGGCATTCGACCGTGGGGAGGTCTCGGATATCGCCGGAGTCGATCTGGAGGTTGATGAGCCGAGGAACCCGGATTGTCGATTGGATCACGATGAGACGCTTACCGTGACCGATCTGGCGGACTTGGTCGTTGAGAAACTGGAGAAAAAAATCTCACCATGA
- a CDS encoding N-formylglutamate amidohydrolase: MDAIAPSAQAPKPHEILQPERQTLPLVFASPHSGSDYPREFLASSRLDPVSLRRSEDCFVHEIFGCAPELGAPLLHALFPRAFVDPNREPYELDPAVFKDRLPPYANTSSPRVAAGLGTIARVVASGANIYRRKLSLEEGLERIRAYYWPYHEALRSLVETTKERFGYCILVDCHSMPSNSRPGGLAGRGRSAKRTAFVLGDCHGTTCAPAITRTVERVLTGKDYLVVRNTPYAGGFVTRHYGKPQARVHCLQIEINRHIYMDESRIERRPALKTLAGDMRDVVTALGALTETDLGIRKQ, from the coding sequence ATGGACGCGATCGCGCCGAGCGCCCAGGCCCCGAAGCCTCACGAAATCCTCCAGCCGGAGCGGCAGACCCTGCCGCTGGTCTTCGCCTCGCCCCACAGCGGCAGCGACTACCCGCGGGAGTTCCTCGCTTCGTCCCGCCTGGATCCGGTGAGCCTCAGGCGCTCCGAAGACTGCTTCGTCCACGAGATCTTCGGCTGCGCCCCCGAACTGGGCGCCCCACTGCTGCACGCTCTGTTCCCGCGCGCCTTCGTCGATCCGAACCGCGAGCCCTACGAGCTGGACCCGGCGGTTTTCAAGGACCGCCTGCCGCCCTACGCCAACACCTCCTCGCCGCGGGTCGCCGCGGGGTTGGGCACCATTGCCCGGGTGGTCGCCAGCGGCGCCAACATCTACCGCAGGAAACTGAGTCTGGAAGAAGGTCTGGAGCGGATCCGCGCCTACTACTGGCCTTATCACGAAGCCTTGCGCAGCCTGGTGGAAACCACCAAGGAGCGTTTCGGCTACTGCATTCTGGTGGACTGCCACTCCATGCCCTCCAACAGCCGGCCGGGCGGCCTCGCGGGCCGCGGGCGCAGCGCCAAACGCACGGCCTTCGTCCTGGGCGATTGCCACGGCACCACCTGCGCGCCCGCCATCACCCGGACCGTGGAGCGGGTGCTGACCGGTAAAGACTATCTGGTGGTGCGCAACACGCCCTACGCCGGCGGCTTCGTGACGCGCCACTATGGAAAGCCGCAGGCCCGCGTGCACTGCCTGCAGATCGAGATCAACCGCCACATCTATATGGACGAGTCGCGCATCGAGCGCCGACCGGCGCTCAAGACCCTGGCCGGCGACATGCGCGACGTGGTGACGGCGCTGGGCGCCCTTACTGAGACCGACCTGGGAATCCGCAAACAATGA